A window of Microcystis aeruginosa FD4 contains these coding sequences:
- a CDS encoding MlaD family protein, whose translation MQAGGSQRGISPTLRQSGIGLMLLTSGGILIWFIAWLSNFSFGGRSYRATFLFPNVGGMMVGTRVGYRGVRIGQVTAITPEPEGVAVEVEISPADRLIPSNSLIEAIQSGLVGETTIDITPLQALPVGGVKEPPLSPNCNGEVIICNGSRLQGQSALNVNTLIRSLLRISNLVSDPDMVAGFRSFTQRAANALGGLDRFSGEATTALSEVRRSGTLGKVNSGMRSLESLPQVSGSLDRLSSDLSGVGGLSQEATTLLRSLQGSGGLKNLDATLVEARKTLLLVGETTEELRVFLAANQNRLIATLDSIKTTSDRLQTTLAALDPILTQVQKSQIIENLNTISANAVKLSENLGNFTAYLSDPATVVTLQQLLDSSRAAFANLQKITSDVDEITGNPQLRQEIIRLIQGLSRLVSSSEQLQQEFAQGQAMTRMAAQIATIAPNPAANTPEKDAKKPESE comes from the coding sequence ATGCAAGCTGGCGGTTCACAACGAGGGATTTCCCCAACTCTGCGGCAAAGTGGTATCGGTTTAATGTTACTGACATCGGGGGGAATATTAATCTGGTTTATAGCTTGGTTAAGTAATTTTAGCTTCGGGGGACGCAGTTATCGAGCCACCTTTCTTTTTCCTAATGTGGGTGGCATGATGGTGGGAACCCGCGTCGGTTATCGGGGAGTGAGAATCGGACAAGTAACGGCAATTACCCCAGAACCGGAGGGAGTCGCCGTAGAAGTGGAGATTTCGCCAGCAGATCGCCTAATTCCCAGTAATTCCCTCATCGAAGCCATTCAATCCGGTTTAGTCGGTGAAACCACGATCGATATTACTCCCCTGCAAGCTTTACCCGTCGGTGGTGTCAAAGAACCCCCTTTGAGTCCTAACTGCAATGGGGAAGTGATTATCTGTAATGGTTCTCGTTTACAAGGGCAATCGGCGCTCAATGTCAATACCTTGATCAGATCTTTACTGAGAATTTCTAATCTAGTTAGTGATCCCGATATGGTGGCCGGATTTCGTTCCTTTACCCAACGCGCTGCTAATGCTTTGGGGGGACTCGATCGCTTTAGTGGTGAGGCAACCACCGCTTTAAGCGAGGTTCGTCGCAGCGGTACTCTAGGTAAAGTTAATTCGGGGATGAGATCCCTGGAATCCTTACCCCAAGTATCCGGTTCCCTCGATCGCCTTTCTAGTGATCTTTCCGGTGTCGGGGGATTGAGTCAGGAAGCGACTACTTTACTGAGAAGTTTACAGGGAAGTGGCGGTCTGAAAAATTTAGACGCTACTCTAGTGGAGGCCCGAAAAACGCTGCTTTTGGTGGGAGAAACCACCGAAGAACTGCGCGTTTTTTTGGCAGCTAATCAAAATCGTTTAATTGCTACTCTCGATAGTATCAAAACTACTAGCGATCGCCTACAAACTACTCTCGCTGCTTTGGATCCGATTCTGACGCAAGTGCAGAAAAGCCAAATTATTGAGAATTTAAACACTATTTCGGCAAATGCTGTTAAATTAAGCGAAAATTTGGGTAATTTTACCGCTTATCTCTCCGATCCTGCCACTGTTGTCACCCTACAGCAACTTCTCGACTCCTCTCGCGCTGCTTTTGCCAATCTTCAGAAAATCACCTCGGATGTGGATGAAATTACTGGTAATCCGCAACTGCGACAGGAAATTATCCGCTTAATCCAGGGTTTAAGTCGTTTGGTTTCTTCTAGCGAACAACTACAGCAGGAATTCGCCCAAGGTCAAGCAATGACAAGAATGGCCGCACAAATTGCGACAATAGCCCCAAATCCCGCCGCTAATACCCCAGAAAAAGACGCTAAGAAACCTGAATCTGAGTAG
- a CDS encoding DUF29 family protein, protein MEELLELKALLLKGDIKGSLAIVEELEDMSKNGIISTIRSYAVILLLHLIKQQAENRTTRSWDVSIRNSVREIQRQNKRRKAAGYYLSDEELTDTLNDAYLNALDAASLEVEAGRYQSEQIEDIIDKNKLISDAFFLIKNVSP, encoded by the coding sequence ATGGAAGAACTTTTAGAATTAAAAGCTTTGCTCTTAAAAGGTGATATTAAAGGTTCACTGGCGATTGTAGAAGAACTTGAAGATATGAGCAAAAATGGGATTATTAGCACTATTCGTAGTTATGCTGTTATCTTATTACTTCATTTAATTAAACAACAGGCAGAAAACCGAACCACTCGTTCTTGGGATGTCTCCATTCGCAATAGTGTTAGAGAAATTCAACGCCAAAATAAACGCCGAAAGGCAGCAGGATATTATTTAAGTGATGAGGAATTAACAGACACTTTAAACGATGCTTATCTTAATGCTTTGGATGCCGCTTCTTTAGAAGTCGAAGCGGGTCGTTATCAATCGGAGCAAATTGAGGATATAATTGACAAAAATAAACTGATTAGCGATGCTTTCTTTTTAATCAAAAACGTCTCTCCTTAG
- a CDS encoding type II toxin-antitoxin system HicA family toxin, whose product MGKKEKLLEKAKNSPQGLRFSEFESLLNLCGWTFDHQTGSHHIWYSSKRVRISIQQTKNGEAKAYQVKQFLKIQEEENESNNRGF is encoded by the coding sequence ATGGGAAAAAAAGAAAAACTGCTAGAAAAGGCCAAAAACTCGCCTCAAGGATTACGTTTTAGCGAATTTGAGAGTTTGCTTAATCTTTGTGGTTGGACTTTTGACCATCAAACAGGAAGTCATCACATTTGGTATTCATCCAAGAGAGTCCGTATATCTATTCAACAGACAAAAAACGGTGAAGCGAAAGCTTATCAAGTTAAACAATTTTTAAAAATACAGGAGGAAGAAAATGAATCCAACAACCGAGGATTTTAA
- a CDS encoding WD40 repeat domain-containing protein, producing the protein MKITLYQPTLSLLLLLLLCGGCAVNQEKEKITTPQAPPLAEIVPWQTVERVTILKANQDPIYALAISPDNSLLLSGSFDGTVREWDLKTQKPLRTWPLGDTVNAIQFSPDGESFVTADAGGKVQRWNTRTGKLEMTYPGHAFLVTDAAISPDGKTLATGSWDRTVKLWDFQTGKLLKTLRGHNHPIQAIAFSPDGKGIVSADYDGFVKLWKVSTGRFIRAYAGNLFPVYRVLFSKDGNTAGTASQDGSIRGWQVKSGIGTTTILAHNDAVTDLALLDGGKVLASTSGDGTVKFWDVNTRRHLNTLKGNVVLRMVASQDGRWLVTGDQDGAIAMWRGI; encoded by the coding sequence ATGAAAATAACCCTTTATCAACCGACGTTATCGTTATTATTGCTGCTGTTGCTATGCGGTGGTTGTGCAGTCAATCAGGAAAAAGAGAAAATCACCACTCCGCAAGCGCCTCCCCTAGCAGAAATCGTTCCCTGGCAGACCGTCGAACGGGTTACTATTTTAAAAGCCAATCAGGATCCCATCTATGCTTTAGCTATTAGTCCCGATAACTCTTTACTACTTAGTGGTAGTTTTGACGGTACTGTCAGGGAATGGGACCTAAAAACCCAAAAACCTCTCAGGACTTGGCCACTAGGTGATACTGTCAATGCTATCCAATTTAGTCCCGATGGTGAGAGTTTCGTAACTGCCGATGCGGGGGGAAAAGTGCAACGCTGGAATACGCGCACGGGAAAATTAGAAATGACCTATCCCGGCCATGCTTTTCTCGTTACTGATGCCGCTATTTCTCCCGATGGTAAAACTTTGGCCACGGGTAGCTGGGATCGTACAGTTAAACTCTGGGATTTTCAAACGGGGAAACTCTTAAAAACCCTGCGCGGTCATAATCATCCCATTCAAGCGATCGCATTTAGTCCCGATGGTAAAGGAATTGTTAGCGCCGATTACGATGGCTTCGTTAAACTGTGGAAAGTGAGTACCGGTCGCTTTATTCGTGCCTATGCGGGTAATTTATTCCCCGTTTATCGGGTGCTTTTTTCCAAGGATGGTAATACCGCCGGTACTGCGAGTCAAGACGGTTCGATCCGCGGTTGGCAAGTGAAAAGCGGCATCGGCACCACTACTATTCTCGCCCATAACGACGCTGTTACCGATCTGGCCCTGCTGGATGGGGGTAAAGTTTTGGCCAGCACTTCCGGGGATGGAACTGTCAAGTTTTGGGATGTTAATACCCGTCGGCACTTGAATACCCTGAAGGGAAACGTCGTCTTAAGGATGGTTGCCAGTCAAGATGGTCGTTGGTTAGTCACTGGAGATCAAGATGGTGCGATCGCAATGTGGCGAGGAATCTAA
- a CDS encoding helix-turn-helix domain-containing protein, whose protein sequence is MKQLIEQSGHTQKSFAESLGLSYSTVKYYVARQKMPGSDVLADMCRVLHQSPKTVMTALGIDTDGIPDDSPN, encoded by the coding sequence TTGAAACAACTAATAGAACAGTCAGGACATACTCAGAAGTCATTCGCTGAATCTCTTGGCTTAAGCTATTCAACTGTTAAATATTACGTTGCCCGGCAAAAAATGCCCGGCAGTGATGTTTTAGCTGATATGTGTCGTGTTCTCCATCAATCACCTAAAACAGTGATGACAGCATTAGGCATCGACACGGACGGCATCCCCGACGACTCCCCTAACTGA
- a CDS encoding Uma2 family endonuclease gives MAAVILNLDTVNLSDEQFYRLCQVNPDWQLERNVQGELIVMPPVGGISGNREADFISLLWLWNHQTGLGKVFSSATIFRLPNGGDRAPDAAWVSLTGWQALSREEQEKFPPICPDFVIELRSRSDSLPEIQAKMQEYLDSGLRLGWLVNPQQQQVEIYRPQQPVEIMELPVNLSGEDVLPGFSLFISIFE, from the coding sequence ATGGCAGCAGTGATTTTAAACTTAGATACAGTCAATCTCAGCGATGAGCAGTTTTACCGTCTCTGTCAAGTTAACCCAGATTGGCAACTGGAAAGAAACGTTCAAGGAGAATTAATCGTGATGCCACCTGTTGGGGGAATTAGCGGCAACCGAGAGGCCGATTTTATTAGTTTACTTTGGTTGTGGAATCATCAAACTGGATTAGGTAAAGTCTTTAGTTCGGCGACGATTTTTCGTTTACCGAATGGCGGAGATCGCGCTCCCGATGCCGCTTGGGTGAGTTTAACTGGTTGGCAAGCTCTGAGTCGAGAAGAACAGGAGAAATTTCCGCCTATTTGTCCCGATTTCGTTATTGAACTGCGCTCCCGTAGCGATTCCCTCCCAGAAATTCAAGCTAAAATGCAGGAATATCTTGACAGTGGTTTGCGATTAGGTTGGCTAGTTAATCCTCAACAACAACAGGTGGAAATTTATCGTCCTCAGCAACCCGTAGAAATTATGGAACTACCGGTCAATTTAAGCGGAGAGGATGTCTTACCGGGCTTTAGTCTATTTATCTCTATTTTTGAGTAA
- a CDS encoding MlaE family lipid ABC transporter permease subunit, which yields MKDLLAIFSKELSSWFRRCWLAVLLTGRVFYFLFTRKPDWRVTQEQMVAAGPASLMIAMITAAVIGMIFTIQVAREFQALGAGSMVGGILALALGRELCPIMMAIVVAGRVGSAFAAEIGTMKVTEQIDALYMLKTDPVEYLVLPRLIACCLMVPALSIMALLIGLGSGLLVGQSLYGIANSVFLDSVRGFLRVGDVLSGPVKGLVFGALIAIIGCNWGLTTDGGAKGVGQATTAAVVTMLLAIFVSNLLMTWILFQGSGNSSVLFGQ from the coding sequence ATGAAGGATTTATTGGCGATTTTTAGCAAGGAATTAAGCTCTTGGTTTCGGCGCTGTTGGTTAGCGGTACTATTAACCGGCAGGGTTTTTTACTTCCTATTCACGCGCAAACCCGATTGGCGCGTCACCCAAGAACAAATGGTGGCAGCTGGGCCTGCCTCGCTGATGATCGCCATGATCACGGCCGCGGTGATCGGGATGATCTTTACTATCCAAGTGGCCCGGGAGTTCCAAGCTTTGGGTGCTGGCAGTATGGTGGGGGGAATTTTGGCCCTTGCTCTCGGTCGGGAACTCTGTCCGATTATGATGGCGATCGTGGTAGCCGGTCGAGTAGGATCGGCTTTTGCGGCGGAAATCGGCACCATGAAGGTGACAGAGCAGATCGACGCACTCTATATGCTCAAAACCGATCCCGTGGAATATCTGGTGCTGCCTCGTTTAATTGCCTGTTGTCTGATGGTTCCCGCTTTGAGTATTATGGCGTTGCTGATCGGTTTAGGTAGCGGTTTGCTGGTCGGTCAAAGTTTATACGGGATTGCTAATTCAGTTTTTCTCGACTCGGTTCGCGGTTTCCTGCGCGTGGGAGACGTGCTGAGTGGACCAGTTAAAGGATTGGTTTTTGGGGCTTTAATTGCGATTATCGGCTGTAATTGGGGTTTAACGACCGATGGCGGTGCTAAAGGAGTCGGCCAAGCTACGACCGCAGCCGTAGTCACTATGCTCTTAGCGATTTTTGTATCTAATCTGCTGATGACTTGGATCTTGTTCCAAGGATCTGGTAATAGTTCGGTTTTATTTGGACAGTAA
- a CDS encoding type II toxin-antitoxin system HicB family antitoxin, translated as MNPTTEDFNGFSINIFQDEEGDWIAYLVEIPSVSAFADSPQTALNQLILAWEGVKESYRQHGEEIPHG; from the coding sequence ATGAATCCAACAACCGAGGATTTTAACGGTTTTAGCATTAATATCTTCCAAGATGAGGAGGGAGATTGGATAGCATACTTAGTAGAAATTCCTAGCGTTTCCGCTTTTGCTGATAGTCCCCAAACAGCACTCAATCAATTAATTTTAGCTTGGGAAGGCGTTAAAGAAAGTTATCGTCAACATGGTGAAGAAATTCCTCATGGTTAA
- a CDS encoding IS110 family transposase, with protein MKILGIDVSRNWAIVVLLCEFPTISPLQYSKSIKEPVKGYARLKGNIQLNEIAYKLECNAEAIEIIKSLEADGIVLEPTGYWYASFWVNCAKKLGLDIYWISHQQTKINRQHYFKTKNKDDYLDALTIALTYFDKSGLDDLGNPPILNNYDYDSIDLLRRRFHEREQLLKNKNSLINQLRQRLCCEFPEIAQRDFDYIGVKGFNPTLGYIARLRNNPRIKSTAGTGISEYSQLLAKDVITYQDRIAVKELNLREILELEQFKPYCQVFNQFLFGTVTQSLLLLHCYPIERFLVNGKPYFRGDHDISLRKFQAYLGLGYSYQISGDTSAKQDKVKKSWKGSDLMRSHLYAHALVTICPDKPAKTEIVGKLKHSWLNPRIHLYYDHENGQRIEKKKELPSFKALGKDGLCRLLFYETRLLYRLLTDNLVK; from the coding sequence ATGAAAATATTAGGTATAGACGTTAGCCGTAATTGGGCTATCGTGGTTTTGTTGTGTGAATTTCCGACGATTTCCCCCCTGCAATACTCGAAAAGCATTAAGGAACCAGTTAAAGGATACGCTCGACTTAAAGGAAATATTCAGCTTAACGAGATAGCCTATAAGCTCGAATGCAATGCCGAAGCGATCGAGATTATTAAATCCTTAGAAGCTGATGGGATTGTTTTAGAGCCTACTGGGTATTGGTACGCTAGTTTCTGGGTTAATTGTGCTAAAAAGTTAGGTTTAGATATTTATTGGATATCTCACCAGCAAACTAAGATAAATCGTCAGCATTATTTTAAGACCAAAAATAAAGACGATTATCTTGACGCTTTAACCATTGCCCTAACCTATTTTGATAAGTCAGGGTTAGATGATCTAGGCAATCCTCCGATTTTAAACAACTATGACTATGACTCGATCGATTTGTTGCGACGTCGTTTCCATGAGAGAGAACAACTGCTTAAAAACAAAAATTCTTTGATTAATCAGCTTAGACAACGGCTATGTTGTGAGTTTCCTGAAATCGCTCAAAGAGACTTTGATTATATCGGAGTTAAGGGATTTAATCCAACTTTAGGCTATATTGCTAGGCTAAGAAATAACCCGCGCATTAAATCCACGGCCGGGACTGGAATTAGTGAATATAGTCAGTTATTGGCTAAAGATGTTATCACCTATCAAGATAGAATCGCAGTCAAAGAGCTAAACTTAAGAGAAATTCTGGAATTAGAGCAGTTTAAGCCTTATTGTCAAGTATTTAATCAATTTCTTTTCGGCACGGTTACTCAAAGTTTACTGCTTTTGCACTGCTATCCTATCGAAAGATTTCTGGTCAACGGTAAACCTTACTTTCGAGGCGATCACGATATTAGCTTGAGAAAGTTTCAGGCTTATCTAGGGTTAGGGTATTCCTATCAAATTTCAGGGGACACCTCAGCAAAACAAGACAAGGTGAAAAAGTCTTGGAAGGGTTCCGACTTGATGCGTTCTCACTTGTATGCTCACGCGCTGGTGACTATTTGCCCAGATAAGCCAGCTAAAACTGAGATTGTTGGCAAGCTTAAGCATTCTTGGCTTAATCCCCGGATTCATCTCTATTACGACCACGAAAATGGTCAAAGAATCGAAAAAAAGAAAGAATTACCTAGCTTTAAGGCACTGGGTAAGGATGGACTGTGTCGCTTGCTGTTTTACGAGACTAGACTTTTGTATCGGCTTTTAACGGACAATTTGGTAAAGTGA
- a CDS encoding DUF5678 domain-containing protein yields MTDSISKKQAQEMLRWLNKNRDTVLDLYKNQYIAYNEKGVIAHGENLQNVLEQAKTTNQEFVIYLVPRCRYSMQILPLQV; encoded by the coding sequence ATGACAGACTCAATCTCTAAAAAACAAGCACAAGAAATGTTACGTTGGTTAAACAAAAATCGTGACACCGTGCTTGATTTATATAAAAATCAATACATTGCTTATAATGAAAAAGGGGTGATTGCTCACGGTGAAAATTTACAGAATGTTCTGGAACAAGCCAAGACAACCAATCAAGAATTTGTCATTTATCTTGTTCCTCGTTGTCGTTATTCTATGCAAATTTTACCCCTTCAAGTTTAA